The proteins below come from a single Mycolicibacterium sp. TY81 genomic window:
- a CDS encoding 3-hydroxybutyryl-CoA dehydrogenase, translating to MSNAIERVGVIGAGQMGGGIAEVCIKAGAQVLAFEPTEALTTAGRERITKSLDNAVKKGKLSEADRDAALGRLSFTNDLADMADRQLVIEAIVEDVNVKTKVFSQLDEIITDPDAVLASNTSSIPIMRIAAATKNPSRVLGLHFFNPVPVLPLVELISSVTTAPEAAARVETFAGEVLGKKVVRASDRSGFVVNFLLVPYLLAAIRMAESGFATVEDIDTAVVAGLSHPMGPLKLADLVGLDTMKLIADSMYDEYKEPLYAAPPLLLRMVEAGQLGKKSGKGFYTY from the coding sequence GTGAGCAACGCAATCGAACGAGTCGGGGTCATCGGGGCCGGGCAGATGGGCGGCGGTATCGCCGAGGTCTGTATCAAGGCCGGGGCACAGGTCCTGGCGTTCGAACCGACAGAGGCGCTGACCACCGCCGGCCGGGAGCGGATCACCAAGTCGCTGGACAACGCCGTCAAGAAGGGCAAGCTGTCCGAGGCCGACCGCGACGCCGCGCTGGGTCGACTGAGCTTCACCAACGACCTGGCCGACATGGCCGACCGTCAGCTCGTCATCGAGGCCATCGTCGAAGACGTCAACGTCAAGACGAAGGTTTTTTCTCAGCTTGACGAGATCATCACCGACCCCGACGCGGTGCTGGCGTCGAACACGTCGTCCATCCCGATCATGCGCATCGCCGCCGCGACCAAGAACCCGAGCCGGGTGCTCGGTCTGCACTTCTTCAACCCGGTGCCGGTGCTGCCCCTGGTCGAGCTCATCTCCTCGGTGACGACCGCCCCCGAAGCCGCTGCGCGCGTCGAGACTTTCGCCGGCGAGGTGCTGGGCAAGAAGGTCGTGCGGGCGTCGGATCGCTCGGGCTTCGTTGTCAACTTCCTGCTGGTTCCCTACCTGCTGGCCGCCATCCGGATGGCCGAGTCCGGCTTCGCCACCGTCGAGGACATCGACACCGCCGTCGTCGCCGGGCTGTCGCACCCGATGGGCCCGCTGAAGCTCGCTGACCTGGTGGGTCTGGACACCATGAAGCTGATCGCCGATTCCATGTACGACGAGTACAAGGAGCCGCTGTACGCGGCCCCGCCGTTGCTGCTGCGCATGGTCGAGGCCGGCCAGCTGGGCAAGAAGTCCGGCAAGGGCTTCTACACCTACTGA
- the aceA gene encoding isocitrate lyase has product MSNVGKPRTAAEIQQDWDTNPRWKGITRDYTAAQVEELQGSVVEEHTLARRGAEILWEGVTKDDDSYINALGALTGNMAVQQVRAGLKAIYLSGWQVAGDANLSGHTYPDQSLYPANSVPAVVRRINNALLRADEIARVEGDKSVDNWLVPIVADGEAGFGGALNVYELQKAMIAAGAAGTHWEDQLASEKKCGHLGGKVLIPTQQHIRTLTSARLAADVANTPTVVIARTDAEAATLITSDVDDRDKPFVTGERTAEGFYNVQKGIEPCIARAKAYAPYADMIWMETGVPDLEVARKFAEAVKADFPDQLLSYNCSPSFNWKQHLDDATIAKFQRELGAMGFKFQFITLAGFHALNYSMFDLAYGYAREGMTAYVDLQEREFASEARGYTATKHQREVGAGYFDKIATTVDPNTSTAALKGSTEEGQFH; this is encoded by the coding sequence ATGTCCAACGTCGGAAAGCCACGTACCGCCGCTGAGATTCAGCAGGACTGGGACACCAACCCCCGCTGGAAGGGCATCACCCGCGACTACACCGCAGCCCAGGTTGAGGAGCTGCAGGGCAGCGTCGTCGAGGAGCACACCCTCGCCCGCCGTGGCGCCGAGATCCTGTGGGAAGGCGTCACCAAGGACGACGACTCCTACATCAACGCGCTGGGTGCACTGACCGGCAACATGGCCGTGCAGCAGGTGCGCGCCGGCCTGAAGGCCATCTACCTCTCGGGTTGGCAGGTCGCCGGTGACGCGAACCTCTCGGGCCACACCTACCCGGACCAGAGCCTCTACCCGGCCAACTCGGTGCCGGCCGTCGTCCGTCGCATCAACAACGCGCTGCTGCGCGCCGACGAGATCGCCCGCGTCGAGGGCGACAAGAGCGTCGACAACTGGCTCGTCCCGATCGTCGCCGACGGTGAGGCCGGCTTCGGTGGCGCCCTGAACGTCTACGAGCTGCAGAAGGCCATGATCGCCGCGGGTGCCGCCGGTACCCACTGGGAGGACCAGCTGGCCTCGGAGAAGAAGTGTGGCCACCTCGGTGGCAAGGTGCTGATCCCGACCCAGCAGCACATCCGCACCCTGACCTCGGCTCGCCTGGCCGCCGACGTCGCCAACACCCCCACCGTCGTCATCGCGCGTACCGACGCCGAGGCCGCCACCCTGATCACCTCGGACGTGGACGACCGCGACAAGCCGTTCGTCACCGGTGAGCGCACCGCCGAGGGCTTCTACAACGTCCAGAAGGGCATCGAGCCCTGCATCGCGCGTGCCAAGGCCTACGCCCCGTACGCCGACATGATCTGGATGGAGACCGGTGTGCCGGACCTCGAGGTCGCCCGCAAGTTCGCCGAGGCCGTCAAGGCCGACTTCCCGGACCAGCTGCTGTCCTACAACTGCAGCCCGTCCTTCAACTGGAAGCAGCACCTGGACGACGCCACCATCGCCAAGTTCCAGCGTGAGCTCGGCGCCATGGGCTTCAAGTTCCAGTTCATCACGCTGGCCGGCTTCCACGCCCTCAACTACTCGATGTTCGACCTGGCCTACGGCTACGCCCGCGAGGGCATGACCGCCTACGTCGACCTGCAGGAGCGCGAGTTCGCGTCTGAGGCCCGTGGCTACACCGCCACCAAGCACCAGCGTGAGGTCGGCGCCGGTTACTTCGACAAGATCGCCACCACCGTGGACCCGAACACCTCGACCGCGGCTCTGAAGGGCTCGACCGAAGAGGGACAGTTCCACTGA
- a CDS encoding acyl-[acyl-carrier-protein] thioesterase encodes MSTIEIAEKTDAKAVTGLAKALAPVPEGHPDVFDTSWPLRMADVDRDGRLRFDGACRHIQDIGQDQLRQMGYEDVHPAWVVRRTMVDLIRPIERGDILRLRRWCSGTSNRWCEMRVRIDGRKGGLMESEAFWINMNLETQGPARISDDFLAGLKRTATTDRLRWKGYLKAGARDDALRIVDFPVRVTDIDLFDHMNNSVYWSVVEDYLQTYRPELLQAPLRVTIEHDAAVALGDRLEIITHEYPAGSTEKFGPELCDRSVTTLTYVVGDEVKAVACLFAL; translated from the coding sequence ATGAGCACGATCGAAATCGCCGAAAAGACTGACGCGAAGGCCGTAACGGGCCTGGCCAAGGCGCTCGCGCCGGTCCCGGAGGGGCATCCCGACGTCTTCGACACCAGCTGGCCGCTGCGGATGGCCGACGTCGATCGCGACGGCCGGCTCCGGTTCGACGGCGCCTGCCGCCACATCCAGGACATCGGCCAGGACCAGCTGCGCCAGATGGGCTACGAGGACGTCCATCCCGCCTGGGTTGTCCGGCGCACCATGGTGGATCTGATCCGTCCCATCGAGCGCGGCGACATCCTGCGGCTGCGGCGCTGGTGTTCGGGCACGTCGAACCGGTGGTGCGAGATGCGCGTGCGGATCGACGGCCGCAAGGGCGGACTCATGGAGTCCGAGGCCTTCTGGATCAACATGAACCTCGAGACCCAGGGACCGGCCCGCATCTCGGACGACTTCCTGGCGGGTTTGAAGCGGACCGCGACCACGGACCGGCTGCGCTGGAAGGGCTACCTCAAGGCCGGCGCTCGCGACGACGCACTCCGAATCGTGGACTTCCCGGTCCGGGTCACCGACATCGACCTGTTCGACCACATGAACAACTCCGTCTACTGGTCGGTGGTCGAGGACTACCTGCAGACCTACCGTCCCGAGCTGCTCCAGGCGCCGCTGCGGGTGACCATCGAGCACGACGCCGCGGTGGCACTCGGGGACCGGCTGGAGATCATCACGCACGAGTACCCGGCCGGATCGACCGAAAAATTTGGTCCCGAGCTGTGTGACCGCAGTGTTACAACGCTCACATATGTGGTCGGTGACGAGGTCAAAGCGGTCGCCTGCCTGTTCGCGCTCTGA
- the ramB gene encoding acetate metabolism transcriptional regulator RamB, translating into MAKTFVGSRVRQLRGERGFSQAALAQMLDISPSYLNQIEHDVRPLSVAVLLRITEVFGVDATFFASQDDTRLVAELREALMDRDLGVDVDIPEIADLVSTHPTMARAMVDLHRRYRLSTAQLAAATEDRFSDGSGSGAITMPHEEVRDYFYTRQNYLHELDTAAEEFILRMHMRRSELSRELAERLSRVHHVRIVQRLELGDNVLHRYDPETRTLEIGGHLSSGQYVFKLAAELAYLEFGDLLESLVAEGNFTSEESVKLARMGLANYFAAAAVLPYGQFHAVAEEFRYDVERLSAYHSVSYETIAHRLSTLQRPSMRGVPLSFVRVDRAGNMSKRQSATGFHFSSSGGTCPLWNVYETFANPGKMLVQIAQMPDGRNYMWVARTVERRAARYGQPGKTFAIGLGCELRHANRLVYSEGLDLSGGAATPIGSGCRVCERDNCPQRAFPALGRELDLDEHRSTVTPYVVKRANQ; encoded by the coding sequence ATGGCGAAGACTTTCGTTGGCTCACGGGTGCGTCAGCTCCGCGGCGAACGCGGCTTCAGCCAGGCCGCGCTGGCGCAGATGCTCGACATCTCCCCCAGTTATCTCAACCAGATCGAGCACGACGTCCGGCCGCTGAGCGTCGCCGTGCTGCTGCGCATCACCGAGGTGTTCGGGGTCGACGCGACGTTCTTCGCCTCGCAGGACGACACCCGTCTGGTCGCCGAGTTGCGCGAGGCGCTGATGGATCGCGACCTGGGCGTCGACGTCGACATCCCGGAGATCGCCGACCTGGTGAGCACGCATCCGACGATGGCCCGCGCGATGGTCGACCTGCACCGCCGCTACCGGTTGTCCACCGCGCAGCTGGCCGCCGCCACGGAAGACCGGTTCTCCGACGGCAGTGGCAGCGGGGCCATCACCATGCCGCACGAGGAGGTGCGCGACTACTTCTACACGCGCCAGAACTACCTCCACGAACTCGACACCGCTGCCGAGGAATTCATCCTCCGCATGCACATGCGGAGATCCGAACTGTCCCGCGAGCTGGCCGAGCGGCTGAGCCGCGTCCATCACGTACGCATCGTGCAGCGGCTCGAACTCGGCGACAACGTGCTGCACCGGTACGACCCCGAAACCAGGACGCTGGAGATCGGCGGCCACCTGTCGTCGGGACAGTACGTGTTCAAACTTGCCGCCGAACTCGCCTACCTGGAATTCGGCGACCTGCTGGAAAGCCTGGTGGCCGAAGGTAATTTCACCAGCGAGGAGTCGGTGAAGCTGGCCCGCATGGGGCTGGCCAACTACTTCGCCGCGGCCGCGGTGCTGCCCTATGGCCAATTCCATGCTGTCGCCGAGGAATTCCGCTACGACGTCGAGCGGCTGTCGGCGTATCACTCGGTGAGTTACGAGACCATCGCGCACCGGCTGTCGACGCTGCAGCGGCCGTCGATGCGCGGCGTACCGCTGTCGTTCGTCCGCGTCGACCGCGCCGGCAACATGTCGAAACGCCAGTCCGCCACCGGTTTTCATTTCTCGTCGTCGGGCGGCACCTGTCCCCTGTGGAACGTCTACGAGACGTTCGCCAACCCCGGCAAGATGTTGGTGCAGATCGCCCAGATGCCCGACGGCCGCAACTACATGTGGGTGGCGCGCACCGTGGAACGACGCGCCGCGCGGTACGGCCAGCCGGGCAAGACGTTCGCCATCGGGCTGGGTTGCGAACTGCGCCATGCCAATCGGCTGGTCTACTCCGAGGGGCTGGACCTGTCCGGCGGCGCCGCGACGCCCATCGGCTCGGGCTGCCGGGTGTGCGAACGGGACAACTGTCCGCAGCGGGCATTCCCTGCACTCGGCCGCGAACTGGACCTCGACGAACACCGCAGCACCGTGACGCCGTACGTGGTGAAGCGGGCGAATCAGTGA
- a CDS encoding type VII secretion target → MKVDPARLRSLAGEFSEIAVGLKAAPSPAGSGPSWQPSAAAVSAVSAGIDHLDGECATALTEFGANLTKAATAYEAADAAGGAGISRAMPGR, encoded by the coding sequence GTGAAGGTCGATCCCGCACGTCTGCGGTCACTCGCCGGAGAATTCAGCGAGATTGCCGTCGGGTTGAAGGCGGCGCCCTCGCCCGCCGGGTCGGGCCCATCGTGGCAACCAAGCGCTGCGGCGGTGAGTGCTGTGTCTGCCGGGATTGATCATCTCGATGGTGAATGCGCGACGGCCCTGACCGAATTCGGTGCCAACCTGACCAAGGCCGCCACAGCCTACGAAGCCGCTGACGCCGCGGGCGGCGCAGGCATATCGCGGGCGATGCCGGGTCGGTAG
- a CDS encoding DUF4185 domain-containing protein, with the protein MTAPISMPTKSQVQSWNTELLDAAAKDWGQRATKLKDAYDKARHGLENADWSGTAGEQAKARMQADVAKVHSVLERIEHAQTTATKGAQTIGAAKRDAVKAIDDAEDEMFSVSEDLTVTDRLPKILVAPMLLVRELARHAYQAAIRGRSMKLATVDAEVAAALKLIGTQLTGFKLGPGGGPGPDGSVPPGGVKNLGPIAGTGAQPGIPGIGAADLGEIVELPDGRLVAVFGDSFKGDKVGGPDNEHYRSVAVPIVGWDKDGRPIFGQPLNSPGGPGTPGVLFPPPPEALAIDPNTNPLPAGSFQANGKTYMMVSGTSGLKPTAGSWLVEVSNDPSKGWQPVPGSWRPSAPGLPGNPPTQVSGYQGKDGMVYIAGDSFDRSQGVTMYRVDPAHAADRSAWQPWTGNDWGNPGQVPVVVSQQGAHYGELSFREIDGRPVLSAFNSTPNVNQVQVLVGDSPTDIFKGGPPIIAAQQSSPAAPGYVFQPYGGYIMPGSSLNDLNILVSQWNTQNGPDGQPLGAPYDTQQVQVNASK; encoded by the coding sequence TTGACCGCACCGATCTCGATGCCGACGAAGTCACAGGTCCAGTCTTGGAACACCGAGTTGCTGGACGCTGCGGCAAAGGACTGGGGCCAGCGCGCCACGAAACTGAAGGACGCCTACGACAAAGCCCGGCACGGACTCGAGAACGCCGACTGGAGCGGCACCGCGGGTGAACAAGCCAAGGCACGCATGCAGGCTGATGTAGCCAAGGTCCATTCGGTTCTGGAACGGATCGAGCACGCTCAAACGACGGCTACCAAGGGTGCCCAGACGATCGGCGCCGCGAAGCGAGACGCAGTCAAGGCGATCGACGACGCCGAGGATGAAATGTTCTCGGTCAGCGAGGACCTAACGGTCACCGATCGTCTGCCGAAGATTCTCGTCGCCCCGATGCTGCTTGTGCGCGAGCTCGCACGGCACGCATACCAGGCAGCCATCCGCGGTCGGTCGATGAAATTGGCCACCGTCGACGCAGAGGTCGCCGCGGCATTGAAGCTGATCGGCACCCAATTGACCGGATTCAAGCTGGGCCCTGGCGGCGGTCCGGGGCCTGACGGTTCGGTGCCTCCGGGCGGGGTGAAGAACCTCGGCCCCATTGCCGGCACGGGGGCGCAGCCCGGCATCCCGGGCATCGGTGCCGCCGACCTCGGGGAGATCGTCGAGCTCCCGGACGGCCGGTTAGTGGCTGTCTTCGGAGACTCGTTCAAGGGCGACAAGGTCGGCGGCCCTGACAACGAGCACTACCGCTCAGTCGCCGTGCCGATCGTCGGCTGGGACAAGGACGGCAGGCCCATCTTCGGCCAGCCGCTCAACAGCCCGGGCGGCCCCGGCACCCCAGGTGTCCTGTTCCCGCCCCCACCGGAAGCATTGGCGATCGACCCGAACACCAATCCCCTGCCTGCCGGCTCATTTCAGGCCAATGGCAAGACCTACATGATGGTCAGCGGAACCTCCGGCCTGAAGCCGACAGCTGGCTCATGGCTCGTCGAGGTCTCCAACGATCCGTCCAAAGGTTGGCAACCCGTGCCCGGCTCGTGGCGTCCCTCCGCTCCTGGCTTACCCGGAAACCCGCCTACACAGGTCAGCGGCTACCAGGGCAAGGACGGAATGGTGTACATAGCGGGAGACTCGTTCGACCGCAGCCAGGGCGTCACGATGTACCGAGTCGATCCGGCGCACGCCGCGGATCGCAGTGCATGGCAGCCGTGGACCGGCAACGACTGGGGAAATCCGGGACAGGTGCCCGTGGTCGTCAGCCAACAAGGCGCGCACTACGGCGAACTGAGTTTCCGAGAAATCGACGGACGCCCGGTGCTTTCCGCTTTCAACAGCACCCCCAACGTCAATCAGGTTCAAGTCCTCGTAGGCGACTCACCGACCGACATTTTCAAGGGTGGCCCGCCGATCATTGCGGCCCAGCAGAGCTCGCCTGCAGCACCGGGCTACGTCTTCCAGCCGTACGGCGGCTACATCATGCCAGGATCATCGCTCAATGACCTGAATATCCTTGTCAGTCAATGGAATACCCAGAATGGTCCGGACGGTCAGCCTCTGGGAGCGCCCTACGACACTCAGCAGGTGCAGGTCAATGCATCCAAGTAA
- a CDS encoding phosphatase PAP2 family protein, with product MFTEHSPFLKEGVPPRTKVAIGIALVATFMCALQVTAMLCGFRGPLERLISDYVGTPAGFTVPWAALVVALVAVPRQYRLPAVASALGLDVAFVAGRDFLGLPSAMGSGALVVLTGLGVFALARWTGPQRDTALKGVATGLLLVLATKAGDAWLTITSLTRPTVLDEFAARADVALGQPSWVLGQLVQHHSVLYFLLHWVYLELSAAATVVAIYQLRNVTTGGRWPRHFVVRTFLVLGLVGPLIYLMFPLVGPTYAFGAAGGGFQVGDFWPALLPPVDGPAVPLAFDTSTPRNCMPSLHTAWALAVFIHSRSGPRWLRVGGTCWLVGTLAATLGFGFHYGVDLVVGAALCLTVESALREPIRPTPHARLRLIAGGTAVIVGVMLCVRYLSGWMAQYPIMFGLLIIGSLATLSYGFYGTFFARPGAPAPAIERLTGEESESPAA from the coding sequence GTGTTCACCGAACATTCACCCTTCCTTAAGGAGGGTGTACCGCCCCGGACGAAGGTCGCGATCGGCATTGCGCTGGTCGCGACGTTCATGTGTGCGCTGCAGGTTACGGCCATGCTGTGTGGATTCCGGGGTCCGCTCGAGCGCCTGATCAGCGATTATGTCGGAACCCCGGCGGGGTTCACGGTGCCGTGGGCGGCTTTGGTGGTGGCCTTGGTCGCGGTGCCGCGGCAGTACCGGCTGCCGGCCGTGGCCTCGGCGTTGGGGCTCGACGTCGCCTTTGTCGCCGGGCGGGATTTTCTCGGCCTCCCGTCAGCGATGGGTAGCGGCGCGCTGGTCGTGCTGACCGGGCTCGGTGTGTTTGCGCTGGCACGGTGGACCGGTCCGCAGCGCGACACCGCGCTGAAGGGCGTCGCCACCGGCCTGCTGCTCGTGCTCGCCACCAAGGCCGGTGACGCCTGGCTGACCATCACGTCCCTGACGCGTCCCACCGTTCTCGACGAGTTCGCCGCGCGGGCCGACGTCGCGCTCGGCCAACCGTCATGGGTGCTGGGCCAGCTGGTGCAGCACCACTCGGTGCTCTACTTCCTGCTGCATTGGGTCTATCTCGAACTGTCCGCCGCCGCGACCGTCGTCGCGATCTACCAGCTGCGCAACGTGACCACGGGTGGACGGTGGCCGCGGCACTTCGTCGTGCGCACCTTCCTGGTGCTGGGCCTGGTCGGCCCGCTGATCTATCTGATGTTCCCGCTGGTGGGGCCCACCTATGCCTTCGGCGCGGCCGGTGGCGGCTTTCAGGTCGGCGACTTCTGGCCGGCGCTGCTGCCGCCCGTCGACGGGCCGGCGGTGCCCCTCGCGTTCGACACATCGACCCCGCGCAACTGCATGCCGTCGCTGCACACGGCGTGGGCGCTGGCCGTGTTCATCCATTCGCGATCCGGCCCGCGGTGGCTGCGTGTCGGTGGCACTTGTTGGCTGGTGGGCACTTTGGCCGCGACGCTGGGCTTCGGCTTCCACTACGGCGTCGACCTGGTCGTCGGTGCGGCATTGTGCCTGACGGTGGAATCGGCTCTGCGGGAACCAATTCGGCCGACGCCCCATGCCCGGCTACGGCTGATTGCCGGTGGCACCGCCGTCATCGTCGGCGTGATGCTGTGCGTCCGCTACCTGTCCGGGTGGATGGCGCAGTATCCGATCATGTTCGGGCTGCTGATCATTGGATCGCTCGCGACGCTGTCCTACGGCTTCTACGGCACGTTCTTCGCGCGTCCGGGCGCACCTGCGCCGGCGATCGAGCGATTGACCGGCGAGGAGTCAGAAAGTCCGGCGGCGTGA
- a CDS encoding carboxymuconolactone decarboxylase family protein — protein MNSIEPARIEPGGIRELGPLNWVIAKIGAKTIRAPRFALFNVLGQHHLLFLTFLPYSGMLLGRSKLGLKDAELVILRVAHLRGSEYELQQHRRLARSRGVDAETQARIFEGPDAEGLTDRQRVLITATDEFVITRSVSDQTWKSLASYLDRKQLIDFCLLAAQYDGLAATIATLRVPLDFPD, from the coding sequence GTGAACAGCATCGAGCCGGCCCGCATCGAACCCGGCGGAATCCGTGAGCTGGGCCCGCTCAACTGGGTCATCGCCAAGATCGGCGCCAAGACCATCCGGGCCCCGAGGTTTGCGCTCTTCAACGTCCTCGGCCAGCATCACCTGCTGTTCCTGACGTTCCTGCCCTACTCCGGCATGCTGCTGGGCCGCAGCAAGCTGGGGCTCAAGGACGCCGAGCTGGTGATCCTGCGCGTCGCCCATCTGCGCGGCAGCGAGTACGAGCTGCAGCAGCACCGCCGCCTGGCCCGCAGCCGCGGCGTCGACGCCGAGACGCAGGCCCGCATTTTCGAGGGGCCGGACGCCGAGGGTCTCACCGACCGGCAGCGCGTGCTGATCACCGCGACGGACGAGTTCGTCATCACGCGGTCGGTGTCCGACCAGACATGGAAGTCGCTGGCGTCGTACCTCGATCGCAAGCAGCTCATCGACTTCTGCCTGCTGGCAGCGCAATACGACGGGCTGGCGGCGACCATCGCCACCCTGCGCGTGCCGCTGGACTTCCCGGACTAG
- the lpdA gene encoding dihydrolipoyl dehydrogenase, translating to MTHYDVVVLGAGPGGYVAAIRAAQLGLTTAIVEPKYWGGVCLNVGCIPSKALLRNAELAHIFHKEAKTFGISGEASFDFGAAFDRSRKVAEGRVAGVHFLMKKNKITELEGFGTFTGPNSMRVALNAGGTEDVTFDNAIIATGSSVRLVPGTSLSENVVTYETQIMTRDLPGSIIIAGAGAIGMEFAYVLKNYGVDVTIVEFLPRALPNEDAEVSKEIEKQYKKLGVKILTGTKVESIEDSGSEVTVVVSKDGATQELKAEKVLQAIGFGPNVDGYGLETAGVALTERGAIAIDDNMRTNVPNIYAIGDVTAKLQLAHVAEAQGVVAAETIAGAETLTLGDYRMMPRATFCQPQVASFGLTEEQAREEALRRGSDIVVAKFPFTANGKAHGLADPTGFVKLIADKKHLELLGGHLIGPDVSELLPELTLAQKWDLTATELARNVHTHPTLSEALQEAIHGLTGHMINF from the coding sequence GTGACTCACTATGACGTCGTCGTTCTCGGAGCCGGTCCCGGCGGATATGTCGCCGCAATTCGCGCAGCCCAGCTGGGGCTGACCACCGCCATCGTCGAACCGAAGTACTGGGGCGGCGTCTGTCTCAACGTGGGATGCATCCCATCCAAGGCCCTGCTGCGCAACGCGGAGCTGGCGCACATCTTCCACAAGGAAGCCAAGACCTTCGGCATCAGCGGCGAGGCCAGCTTCGACTTCGGCGCGGCGTTCGACCGCAGCCGCAAGGTCGCCGAAGGCCGCGTCGCCGGCGTGCACTTCCTGATGAAGAAGAACAAGATCACCGAGCTGGAGGGCTTTGGCACCTTCACCGGACCCAACTCGATGCGCGTCGCGCTGAACGCCGGCGGAACCGAGGACGTCACCTTCGACAACGCGATCATCGCCACCGGCTCGTCCGTGCGGCTGGTGCCCGGCACCTCGCTGAGCGAGAACGTCGTCACCTACGAGACCCAGATCATGACCCGGGACCTGCCGGGCTCGATCATCATCGCCGGCGCGGGTGCCATCGGCATGGAGTTCGCGTACGTGCTGAAGAACTACGGCGTCGACGTCACCATCGTCGAGTTCCTGCCGCGCGCGCTGCCCAACGAGGACGCCGAGGTCTCCAAGGAGATCGAGAAGCAGTACAAGAAGCTGGGCGTCAAGATCCTCACCGGTACCAAGGTCGAGTCGATCGAGGATTCCGGCAGCGAAGTGACCGTCGTCGTCAGCAAGGACGGCGCCACGCAGGAGCTCAAGGCCGAGAAGGTGTTGCAGGCCATCGGCTTCGGGCCCAACGTCGACGGCTACGGACTGGAGACCGCCGGTGTCGCGCTCACCGAGCGCGGTGCCATCGCGATCGACGACAACATGCGCACCAACGTGCCGAACATCTACGCCATCGGTGACGTCACCGCCAAGCTGCAGCTCGCGCACGTGGCCGAGGCCCAGGGCGTCGTCGCGGCCGAGACCATCGCCGGTGCCGAGACCCTGACGCTCGGCGACTACCGCATGATGCCGCGCGCCACCTTCTGCCAGCCGCAGGTCGCGAGCTTCGGCCTCACCGAGGAGCAGGCCAGAGAAGAAGCGCTACGGCGAGGGTCTGACATTGTCGTCGCCAAGTTCCCGTTCACCGCCAACGGCAAGGCGCACGGCCTCGCGGACCCGACGGGCTTCGTGAAGCTGATCGCCGACAAGAAGCACCTCGAGCTGCTCGGTGGTCACCTCATCGGTCCGGACGTCTCCGAGCTGCTGCCCGAGCTGACCCTGGCCCAGAAGTGGGACCTGACCGCCACCGAACTGGCCCGCAACGTGCACACCCACCCGACGCTGTCGGAGGCACTGCAGGAAGCAATCCACGGCCTGACCGGCCACATGATCAACTTCTGA
- a CDS encoding cyclopropane mycolic acid synthase family methyltransferase yields the protein MSNSLMPHFTDVQAHYDLSDEFFRLFLDPTQTYSCAYFVRDDMTLQEAQLAKIDLALSKLGLLPGMKLLDIGCGWGSTMLRAVERYDVDVIGLTLSRNQAAHVQRTFDRMDTARSREVRLQGWEQFDEPVDRIVSIGAFEHFGPDRYPEFFRRTYAAMPPDGVMLLHTICGFDFRDAKELGIPLTFEFARFVKFLMTDIFPGGRLPIIPVVEELATAAGYHVTRKHSLQPHYATTLDIWAENLAAHRDEAIKIQSQEVYDRYQKYLTGCAELFRNKQADVVQFTLQK from the coding sequence ATGTCCAATTCCCTCATGCCGCACTTCACCGATGTGCAGGCGCATTACGACCTGTCCGACGAGTTCTTCCGGCTGTTCCTCGATCCGACGCAGACCTACAGCTGCGCGTATTTCGTGCGCGACGACATGACGCTGCAGGAAGCGCAGCTGGCGAAGATCGACCTGGCGCTGAGCAAGCTCGGCCTCCTGCCGGGCATGAAGTTGCTGGACATCGGCTGCGGCTGGGGGTCGACGATGCTGCGTGCCGTCGAACGGTACGACGTCGACGTGATCGGGCTGACGCTGTCGAGGAATCAGGCGGCCCATGTCCAGCGCACCTTCGACCGGATGGACACCGCCCGCAGCCGCGAGGTCCGGCTGCAGGGCTGGGAGCAGTTCGACGAGCCCGTCGACCGGATCGTGTCGATCGGCGCCTTCGAGCACTTCGGCCCCGACCGATACCCGGAGTTCTTCCGGCGGACGTATGCGGCGATGCCGCCCGACGGCGTGATGCTGCTGCACACAATCTGCGGTTTCGACTTCCGGGACGCCAAGGAGCTGGGGATACCGCTGACCTTCGAATTCGCCCGGTTCGTGAAGTTCCTGATGACGGACATCTTCCCGGGCGGCCGGCTGCCGATCATCCCCGTCGTTGAGGAACTCGCGACCGCGGCCGGATACCACGTCACCCGGAAACACTCATTGCAGCCGCACTACGCCACGACCCTCGACATCTGGGCCGAGAACCTGGCGGCACACCGGGACGAGGCCATCAAGATCCAGTCGCAAGAGGTCTATGACCGCTACCAGAAGTATCTGACCGGCTGTGCGGAACTGTTCCGCAACAAGCAGGCCGACGTCGTCCAGTTCACGCTGCAGAAGTAG